CTGGCCTCGGCAGCCGATGCCGATTTCGAAGTGCCGCACGGCACCAGCTTCGTCGCCCTCAACGCCTTGCTCATGCAGCGATACATGCACGAGTACGGCTGGAAACACGAGGAGTTCGCCCCGTTTTCGATCGTGGCCCACGACAACGCCTCGCGCAATCCGTTCGCCCGGCTGCAGGACCGGATCAGTGCCGAGGCGTACCGCAAGGCCCGGATGATCTGCGATCCGATCAACCTGCTGGATGCCTCGCCCATCGGGGACGGGGCGGCGGCCATCCTGCTTGGGCCCCAGGACAAGACCTCACCGCGTCCCGGTCGCTCCCCGCTGCGGGTGGTGGCCTGCGCCAGCGCCACCGACACGATCGCCATCCACGACCGGCGGGAGCCTCTGCGCTTGAAGGCTGGCGAGGAGTCGTCGGCCCGCGCTTACGCCATGGCCGGCGTCGGCCCGCAAGACATCGACTTCTTCGAACTGCATGACGCCTTCAGCATCATGTCGGCCCTGTCGCTCGAGGCCAGCGGCTTCGCGGCGCCGGGCCAAGCACCTCGCCTGGCTCTGGACGGAGAGCTGGCGGCGGGCGGCCGGCTGCCGATCGCCACCCATGGCGGCCTCAAGGCTCGCGGCCACCCGGTCGGCGCCACGGGCGTGTATCAGATCGTCGAGGTGGTCCGGCAGCTGTGGGGGGAGGCTGGCCGCAACCAGCTGGACCGCGCCCGCCTGGGCATGGCCCAAAACGTCGGCGGCTCCGGCGGCACGATCGTCACCACGATTCTCCAGACACAGAACTAAGGCCTTTCGCGGCCGCCGGGCGAACCCCTGCACGGGCAGCGGTCGTGAAGCCGTCCTCACCCCGAGCGATAGTCCTGCAGCTGTGGCATACCTCTTGCATCGGAGCCTGGCGGGCCCTCATGGCCGCTTGACGCACCTGTACGGCTGTGCTAGCATGCCGGCCGTTGGGGCGTCTGGGACTGCGTCCGATCCCCGGAGGACCCACGGGAGGAACCGATGCTGGTCTTGCGCCGATTGCCGTTCCTGGTCCTGGCGCTGTTGCTGCTGTTCACGCTCTCCGCCTGCACCCGAAGCGCCTCCACCCCGCCGCCCCCCACCGGTGCCGCCGGCACGCCCGCCGGGACTCCCGGGGCTTCATCCGGCCTGCAGGCGACGATGGAAGCCGTGCGCTATGCCCTGCTGACACAAACCGCCCAGGCGGCCGGCGGGGGTGCCCAGGCCACCCAGGCACCGCCCAGCGGGAGCGTTCCGACTGCAGCCCCGCCGGGGCCGACCTCGCTGTCGACGACACCGCTGGTCTCGCCCACGCCATTGGCCACAACCATCCCAGCCAAGCCCAGCTGCCCATACAAGTACATTGTCAAGCCCGGTGAACGGCTGTTCCGCATCAGCATCAACCTGGGTTACGATCCGGACTTCTGGAAGGAAATCGCTTCCGCCAACAACATCGTCTCACCCTGGCTGATCTACCCTGGCCAGGAACTTACGATCCCGTGCGAGAGCTGAGACCCTCGCAGCAGACCCAGACCAGCCGACCGGCCTTCGTAAGCGCACGCTGACTGTACCCGGGGTTCGGGCCTTGTCCGAACCCCGTTGGTTGTCCGAGGGGGTCCCCAGCCGATCCAGGCTGAGGCGCCCGATCTGGCAGGAGGGCTCATGGCCTACAGCGTGATCCAGTCGGAGGAATGCTTTCAGGGACGGTCGTTCCGCGTCCGGGTCGACGAGGTCCGCCGCCCTGATGGTGCGAAGATGGTGGTCGAGGTTGTCGACCATCCGCAGGCGATCGCCCTCGTTCCGGTTGACCAGGAAGGCAACGTTTGGTTTGTCCGGCAGTACCGTCACCCATGCGGGAAGACGATGCTCGAGCTTCCAGCGGGCACGATTGAGCCGGGGGAGGATCCGGCAGCCTGCGCCGTCCGGGAGTGCCGCGAAGAGATCGGGATGGCCCCCGGCAGGATCGAGCGATTGGGCGGGTTCTACATCGCTCCGGGCTACTCGACCGAGTACATCCACCTGTACCTCGCCGGCGCCCTGACGCCCGCTCCCCTGGCGCCCGACGCCGACGAAGACCTGCACGTCGAGAGAGTCCCCTTGCTGGAGCTGGCTGGCTTGGTGGAATCTGGGCTACTCGAGGATGCGAAGTCCCTTGCCGGCCTGCTGCTGGCGCGCCGCTTCCTGATCCCCTCGTGAGGCGGGGGTCGCATCAGGGGCAGTCCCCCGACCCAATTTCAGGGCCTAGGGCCCGCGCCGACGGTCCCAGAAGCGCAGGGAGGAGGGACCGGGCTCGTGCACCTGGATCGACGCATGCGCCCTCCCCCTGGTTGGGGAAGGGTTGGGGTGGGTGCAGATTGACCGAGCCCAACATCGCCATCGCCTCCCATCAGATTCCCTGGCAATAGCCCTGGCCTATCCGGCGCGACCCCCTCCTTTTCCCTCCCCCTTTCAGGGCCGAAGGTCCCCGCTGAAGGTCCCCGCCGAAGGTCCCCGGAGCGAAGCGGAGGGGAAAGCGAAGCGGAGGGGAGAGCAGAGCGGAAGAGAGGAGGAACGGGCCGCAGTTCTGGACGGCCACACCGGCCCCGTGGTATGATAGGGATCTGCGCCGCCCAGAAGCGTGGGGCGGCGGTCGTTTGCCCTGAGACAAGGACGGGTCATCATGCACGAACAGCTCAAGGCTGTGGAAGCTGCGGCCAACCCCCAAATCCCCCAGCTCAACCCGGGCGACACGGTCAACGTGCACGTCCGGATCAAGGAAGGCGATCGCGAGCGCATCCAGGAATTTCGCGGAACGGTGATCCGGCTGCGCAAAGGCGGGAACAACGCCAATTTCACCGTGCGCCGCACGGCCTCCCACGGGATCGGCGTCGAGCGCACCTTCCTGCTTCGCTCACCACGGATCGAGAAGATCGAGGTCCAGCGGCAGGCGCGTGTGCGCCGGGCGCAGCTGTACTACTTGCGCGAGCGCACTGGCAAGCGGGCCCGACTGACCGAGAAGCGCAAGGCCTAGTCACCGGACCCTCGGCCGATGCGCCAGCGGACGGGCGCTCTGGAACGGATCCGATTGAATGCGAGCGGGGGTTTGGGCTTGGCCCGAACCCCTGTGCCATTTCCGGCCCAACCCCAGACAGGACTGCCTGCACTTGCAGTCAGCGAGGACCGATGCCTGGCGCGCCGCTGATTGGCCTGACCACCTCCCTGCCCACGACGGACCTCTCGGCCAAACTCGCCGACCGGATCCAGGCCTATGTCCGCTCGGTCGAGCTTGCCGGCGGTCTGCCCCTGATTGTGCCCTATGGCCTGCCGCCGGCGACGCTACGCCAGCTGTACGGCCGCCTGGACGGCCTGCTGCTGACCGGCGGGGGAGATCTCTCCCCTGAACGCTACGGACGGACCGCCGTCACCGAACTGCGCAGCCTCGACCCCGAGCGCGATGAGACCGAACTGCAGCTGGCGCGTTGGGCGGCGGACGATCCCAAACCGCTGCTCGCCATCTGCCGCGGCCTGCAGGTGATCAACGTGGCTGCGGGCGGCACCTTGTTTCAGGACCTCCCCAGCCAGCGGCCCGGCCCCATCCGCCACGACCCGGAAGGTCAGCCCTCTGAACAGCCGGTGCATGCCGTGTCCATCGCCGAGGACAGCCTGCTGGCAGCTCGAGTGGAGGCCCCGATCGTGCAGGTCAACAGCGCCCATCACCAAGCGATCGAGCAGCCCGGCTCGGGCCTGCGACCGATCGCCTTCGCGCCGGATGGCGTGATTGAGGCCGCGGAACTAGAAGGCCATCCATACTACCTCGGAGTACAATGGCATCCCGAACGGATGCCGGCACGGCCCGAATCGGCGGCGCTCTTCCAGGGCTTGATCGCCGCCGCCCGATCGCGACCCGGATAGGCCTCGACCTGGACCCAATTCAAGGCGATCGCCATGGGTGAGTCCCCGATTGGCATTTTCGATTCCGGCCTGGGTGGCCTCTCGGTCCTGCGCCAGATCCTGTCGGCGCTGCCGCAAGAGGCCGTTGTCTACCTGGCGGACCAGGCGCACGTCCCGTACGGCCCCAGGCCGCTGCAGCAAGTCCAGGCATTCTCGGTGGGCATCACCCGGTTTCTGCTCGATCTCGGCGCCAAGCTTATCGTTGTCGCCTGCAACACCGCCTCGGCCGCCGCGCTGCAGCACCTGCGCTTGACGTTTCCGGCCGTGCCCTTCGTCGGCATGGAACCGGCCGTCAAGCCGGCGGCGGAGAGCTCGCAGACCAAGGTCGTCGGGGTACTGGCCACGCCGGCCACGTTCCAGGGGGCGCTGTTCGCCTCAGTCGTGGAGCGTTTCGCCGGCGGGGTCGAGGTGGTCCAGCAGACGCTGCCGGGGCTGGTCGAGCAGATCGAGGCCGGCGACTTCGACGGGGCGGAGACGCGCGCCATCGTACGGCGCGGCCTGGAGCCGCTACTCGAGCGCGGCGTCGACACCCTCGTGCTCGGCTGCACGCACTACCCGTTCGTCATCCCGTTGATCCAGGAGCTTGCGGGGCCGGGGGTGCAGGTCATCGATCCCTCACCGGCCATCGCCCGCCAGACGGCCCGCCTGCTGGCCGAGCGGCACCTCGCCTCGCCTCTGCCTGCCCGCCCCGATACCCGGTTCTTCACGAGCGGGGATCCGCGGCGTCTGGAGGAAATGCTCCCTCGCCTCTTGGGGCAGCCCGGCGACGTCCTGCCTGCCGTGTGGCTGGCGGAACGCCTGGTCGCGGCTCGCAGCTGAGAGGCCAGGCAGCCTCACCCTGCGGCGGATCCGTCCCTGGCTGGCGAACGGGCAGCGCTCTTGGCGAGCAGTTCTCAGGACGCCGACGATTCCCGAGCAGCCTCGTCCATCGGCTCAGCTTGGGTCGGGCAGGCCCCCCGCCATCGACCTAGGACGCACTGGAAGGCCTGCTTCCCGCTCAAGGTGGCGAGCAGGGACGCGCCCCCGGCCCGTAACGCCCGGGGAAGGTCCCGCAGCCGGCGCTACGGCTCCACATCGATGAAGCGGTTGACCAGCTCCCCGGCCACGGGCACTAGCTCCATGTAGAAGCGCCTGTTCACCGGGTCTCCTGCCTCGAAGAGGCGGTCGTACTTGATTCGATCGTCAGCGGCGGGGACGCGCCCGACGACCCGAACGGCGAACTCCCGTAACTGCCGCACGTTCGCCAGCCGGGGGTTGACCGCCCAGTAGTACAGGGCGAGATTCTCGACGGTGCGGACTTCACGCCCGATCTCTTTGGCGGCACGAGAGAATTGTCCAAGCACCACCAGAACCCGGTCGCCGAAAGTCATCGAGGGGATGACGTGAGCGGCTCGGCCTCT
Above is a genomic segment from Anaerolineales bacterium containing:
- a CDS encoding NUDIX hydrolase, with amino-acid sequence MAYSVIQSEECFQGRSFRVRVDEVRRPDGAKMVVEVVDHPQAIALVPVDQEGNVWFVRQYRHPCGKTMLELPAGTIEPGEDPAACAVRECREEIGMAPGRIERLGGFYIAPGYSTEYIHLYLAGALTPAPLAPDADEDLHVERVPLLELAGLVESGLLEDAKSLAGLLLARRFLIPS
- a CDS encoding gamma-glutamyl-gamma-aminobutyrate hydrolase family protein (Members of this family of hydrolases with an active site Cys residue belong to MEROPS family C26.); the protein is MPGAPLIGLTTSLPTTDLSAKLADRIQAYVRSVELAGGLPLIVPYGLPPATLRQLYGRLDGLLLTGGGDLSPERYGRTAVTELRSLDPERDETELQLARWAADDPKPLLAICRGLQVINVAAGGTLFQDLPSQRPGPIRHDPEGQPSEQPVHAVSIAEDSLLAARVEAPIVQVNSAHHQAIEQPGSGLRPIAFAPDGVIEAAELEGHPYYLGVQWHPERMPARPESAALFQGLIAAARSRPG
- the murI gene encoding glutamate racemase, giving the protein MGESPIGIFDSGLGGLSVLRQILSALPQEAVVYLADQAHVPYGPRPLQQVQAFSVGITRFLLDLGAKLIVVACNTASAAALQHLRLTFPAVPFVGMEPAVKPAAESSQTKVVGVLATPATFQGALFASVVERFAGGVEVVQQTLPGLVEQIEAGDFDGAETRAIVRRGLEPLLERGVDTLVLGCTHYPFVIPLIQELAGPGVQVIDPSPAIARQTARLLAERHLASPLPARPDTRFFTSGDPRRLEEMLPRLLGQPGDVLPAVWLAERLVAARS
- the rplS gene encoding 50S ribosomal protein L19; this encodes MHEQLKAVEAAANPQIPQLNPGDTVNVHVRIKEGDRERIQEFRGTVIRLRKGGNNANFTVRRTASHGIGVERTFLLRSPRIEKIEVQRQARVRRAQLYYLRERTGKRARLTEKRKA
- a CDS encoding LysM peptidoglycan-binding domain-containing protein, with product MLVLRRLPFLVLALLLLFTLSACTRSASTPPPPTGAAGTPAGTPGASSGLQATMEAVRYALLTQTAQAAGGGAQATQAPPSGSVPTAAPPGPTSLSTTPLVSPTPLATTIPAKPSCPYKYIVKPGERLFRISINLGYDPDFWKEIASANNIVSPWLIYPGQELTIPCES
- a CDS encoding thiolase domain-containing protein (Catalyzes the synthesis of acetoacetyl coenzyme A from two molecules of acetyl coenzyme A. It can also act as a thiolase, catalyzing the reverse reaction and generating two-carbon units from the four-carbon product of fatty acid oxidation) → MVPVSEHWGQSALDLAGTAIQAARHDAGIEGIDLLVVANMLAACGPNGQLNLGAQVADWSGLGGIEAFKAESACASGGSAFRAGWLAVASGQVDLALVVGVEKMTETLGPEVTLGLASAADADFEVPHGTSFVALNALLMQRYMHEYGWKHEEFAPFSIVAHDNASRNPFARLQDRISAEAYRKARMICDPINLLDASPIGDGAAAILLGPQDKTSPRPGRSPLRVVACASATDTIAIHDRREPLRLKAGEESSARAYAMAGVGPQDIDFFELHDAFSIMSALSLEASGFAAPGQAPRLALDGELAAGGRLPIATHGGLKARGHPVGATGVYQIVEVVRQLWGEAGRNQLDRARLGMAQNVGGSGGTIVTTILQTQN